From Salinibacterium sp. ZJ450, one genomic window encodes:
- the pyk gene encoding pyruvate kinase, translating to MRRAKIVATLGPATSSYEDIRAIIEAGVDVARMNLSHGSYAVHEEVYVNVRKAAEDAHKPVAVLVDLQGPKIRLGKFENGPHQLNVGDIFKITTDDITGTKEIVSTTFKGLPGDVKPGDYLLIDDGKVKVKVIETDGVVVTTEVIVAGAVSNNKGINLPGVAVNVPALSEKDEADLRWGLRLGADYIALSFVRNAADVERVHEIMAEEERKVPVIAKIEKPQAVDALEEIIDAFDGIMVARGDLGVELPLEAVPIVQKRAIELSRRMAKPVIVATQMLESMISSPIPTRAETSDVANAVLDGADAVMLSGETSVGAYPVITVQTMARIVESTEDHGLERVPPLGTKPRTQGGAITLAAAEVADFVDARYVCVFTESGDSARRMSRLRFKIPMKAFTPDAGIQRRMSLTWGIEAFLVERVTHTDAMYHQVDEILLAEGLAEIGDKVVVISGSPPGIPGSTNDLRVHRIGDALNAVAPAWAK from the coding sequence ATGAGACGCGCGAAAATCGTCGCCACCCTGGGGCCAGCAACCTCCAGCTACGAAGACATCAGGGCGATCATCGAGGCGGGCGTCGATGTCGCCCGGATGAACCTCAGCCACGGCAGCTACGCCGTGCATGAGGAGGTGTACGTCAACGTGCGGAAGGCCGCAGAGGATGCCCACAAGCCGGTCGCCGTGCTGGTCGACCTGCAGGGCCCGAAGATCCGCCTGGGCAAGTTCGAGAACGGCCCGCACCAGCTGAACGTCGGCGACATCTTCAAGATCACCACCGACGACATCACGGGCACCAAGGAGATCGTCTCCACCACGTTCAAGGGCCTGCCGGGCGACGTGAAGCCGGGAGACTACCTCCTGATCGATGACGGCAAGGTCAAGGTCAAGGTCATCGAAACCGATGGGGTCGTCGTCACCACCGAGGTGATCGTTGCCGGTGCGGTGTCGAACAACAAGGGCATCAACCTGCCCGGCGTTGCGGTCAACGTGCCCGCGCTGTCGGAGAAGGATGAGGCCGACCTGCGCTGGGGCCTCCGTCTCGGCGCCGACTACATCGCGCTCTCCTTCGTGCGGAACGCCGCAGACGTGGAGCGCGTGCACGAGATCATGGCCGAGGAGGAGCGCAAGGTTCCCGTGATCGCCAAGATCGAGAAGCCGCAGGCGGTCGATGCGCTCGAGGAGATCATCGACGCGTTCGACGGCATCATGGTTGCCCGCGGCGACCTGGGCGTCGAACTGCCGCTCGAGGCGGTGCCGATCGTGCAGAAGCGCGCGATCGAGCTGTCCCGCCGCATGGCGAAGCCGGTGATCGTGGCCACCCAGATGCTCGAGTCGATGATCAGCAGCCCGATTCCGACCCGGGCGGAGACCTCAGACGTCGCCAACGCGGTGCTGGACGGTGCAGACGCGGTCATGCTGAGCGGCGAGACCAGCGTCGGCGCATACCCGGTGATCACCGTGCAGACCATGGCCCGGATCGTCGAGTCAACCGAAGACCACGGCCTGGAGCGGGTTCCTCCGCTGGGCACCAAGCCGCGCACCCAGGGCGGGGCCATCACGCTGGCCGCCGCCGAGGTCGCCGACTTCGTCGATGCCCGCTACGTCTGCGTGTTCACCGAGTCCGGTGACTCTGCCAGACGGATGTCGCGACTCCGGTTCAAGATCCCGATGAAGGCCTTCACCCCGGATGCCGGCATCCAGCGCCGCATGTCGCTGACCTGGGGCATCGAGGCGTTCCTCGTGGAACGGGTGACCCACACCGACGCCATGTACCACCAGGTGGACGAGATCCTGTTGGCCGAGGGGCTCGCCGAGATCGGCGACAAGGTCGTGGTGATCTCCGGATCGCCTCCCGGAATCCCCGGCTCGACCAACGACCTGCGTGTGCACCGCATCGGCGATGCGCTGAACGCGGTCGCGCCGGCCTGGGCCAAGTAG
- the polA gene encoding DNA polymerase I, whose translation MSDSEKPTLLIIDGHSLAFRAFYALPVDSFVNREGQHTNAIHGFISMLILLLQNEKPTHLAVAFDISRYSFRTREYAEYKGTRGDTPSEFIGQVPLLEEALAAMNIVTISKEDYEADDILATLATRGAAEGFTVLVVSGDRDSIQLVNDDVTLLYPNARGVSELKRYDREAVLERYGIEPEQYPDVAALVGESSDNLIGIDKVGEKTAVKWIKQYGGLDGILEHAEEIKGVVGQKLREQKDNAIRNRKLNRLVTDVELPVGPADLERQRINPDAVREIFDRLQFRTLLERVMKIAAAEGTTDEIGHPATIVEPPAEKTAPVIRTLVDEELGQWLQKASQNGSVPLGVQLETGPNGLTGIGIASPHDSAYVPWAPGRPDYTALERWLASESPKYLQNSKRQVKILSEAGLPLAGIAFDTALAAWLLKPGSKAESLETQVYDYLGETLPQADPNQLLPEATVSVATEAWLVLRIADHLIEQLDTGSRRVLDTIELPMVSVLGQMELTGVSVRRDILTGLKESLTLSAADYAKQAYAEIGHEVNLGSPKQLQQVLFDELKMPKTRANKTGYSTDAASLADLQEKSPHPFLGLLLQHRDATKLNQIVDSLDKAVAADGRIHTTYDQTGTSTGRISSNDPNLQNIPIKTEIGRQIRSAFEHGSEFETLLTADYSQIEMRIMAHLSGDEGLIAAFNAGEDLHRFVGSKVFGVDPSEVTALMRTKVKAMSYGLAYGLSAFGLSKQLRIETSEAKELMAGYFERFGAVREYLRNVVAQARVDGYTETIFGRRRPFPDLNSSNRVLRDNAERAALNAPIQGSAADIMKIAMLGIADDLRGQELSSRMLLQVHDELIFEVAPGELDRVTAVVRTRMGSAAELLVPLDVQIGTGANWDAAAH comes from the coding sequence GTGTCGGATTCCGAAAAGCCTACCCTCCTGATCATCGACGGCCACTCCCTGGCATTCCGGGCGTTCTACGCCCTCCCGGTCGACAGTTTTGTCAACCGCGAGGGGCAGCACACCAATGCCATTCACGGCTTCATCTCCATGCTGATCCTGCTGCTGCAGAACGAGAAGCCCACCCACCTGGCCGTCGCCTTCGACATCTCCCGGTACTCGTTCCGCACCCGCGAGTACGCCGAGTACAAGGGCACTCGCGGTGACACTCCATCGGAGTTCATCGGCCAGGTGCCGCTGCTCGAGGAGGCTCTCGCCGCGATGAACATCGTGACGATCTCCAAGGAGGACTACGAGGCAGACGACATCCTCGCCACCCTCGCCACCCGGGGCGCCGCCGAGGGCTTCACCGTGCTGGTTGTCAGCGGCGACCGCGACAGCATCCAGCTGGTGAACGACGATGTCACCCTGCTCTACCCCAACGCGCGCGGCGTCTCCGAGCTGAAGCGATACGACCGGGAGGCCGTGCTCGAGCGCTACGGCATCGAGCCGGAGCAGTATCCGGATGTCGCGGCCCTGGTCGGCGAATCCAGTGACAACCTCATCGGCATCGACAAGGTCGGCGAGAAGACCGCGGTGAAGTGGATCAAGCAGTACGGCGGGCTCGACGGCATCCTCGAGCACGCCGAGGAGATCAAGGGCGTCGTCGGCCAGAAGCTGCGGGAGCAGAAAGACAACGCCATCCGCAACCGCAAGCTGAACCGGTTGGTGACGGATGTCGAGTTGCCGGTCGGCCCCGCCGATCTGGAACGGCAGCGCATCAACCCGGACGCGGTGCGCGAGATCTTCGACCGGCTGCAGTTCCGCACACTGCTCGAACGTGTGATGAAGATCGCCGCCGCGGAAGGCACCACCGACGAGATCGGTCACCCGGCGACGATCGTGGAGCCCCCGGCGGAGAAGACCGCGCCGGTCATCCGCACCCTCGTCGACGAGGAACTGGGCCAGTGGCTGCAGAAGGCGTCCCAGAACGGCAGCGTTCCACTCGGCGTGCAGCTGGAAACCGGCCCGAACGGCCTCACCGGCATCGGCATCGCGTCACCGCACGACTCCGCCTACGTGCCGTGGGCGCCCGGTCGCCCCGACTACACCGCCCTCGAGCGGTGGCTGGCGAGCGAATCGCCGAAGTACCTGCAGAACTCCAAGCGTCAGGTCAAGATCCTGAGCGAAGCCGGTCTGCCGCTGGCCGGAATCGCCTTCGACACCGCCCTCGCCGCCTGGCTGCTGAAGCCCGGCAGCAAGGCGGAGAGCCTCGAAACGCAGGTCTACGACTACCTCGGCGAGACCCTGCCGCAGGCCGACCCGAACCAGCTGCTGCCCGAGGCCACGGTGAGCGTCGCGACCGAAGCCTGGCTCGTTCTGCGCATCGCCGACCACCTGATCGAGCAGCTCGACACCGGTTCGCGGCGCGTGCTCGACACCATTGAACTTCCGATGGTCTCCGTGCTCGGGCAGATGGAACTCACCGGCGTCTCGGTGCGTCGCGACATCCTGACCGGCCTGAAAGAGAGCCTGACCCTGTCGGCCGCCGACTACGCCAAGCAGGCGTACGCCGAGATCGGCCACGAGGTGAACCTCGGCTCACCGAAGCAGCTGCAGCAGGTGCTGTTCGACGAGCTGAAGATGCCGAAGACCCGGGCCAACAAGACCGGATATTCGACGGATGCCGCGTCGCTGGCCGATCTGCAGGAGAAGTCCCCGCATCCGTTCCTCGGCCTGTTGCTGCAGCACCGCGACGCCACCAAGCTGAACCAGATCGTCGACTCGCTCGACAAGGCGGTAGCCGCGGACGGCCGCATCCACACCACATACGACCAGACCGGCACCAGCACCGGCCGCATCTCGTCGAATGACCCGAACCTGCAGAACATCCCGATCAAGACCGAGATCGGCAGGCAGATCCGCTCGGCGTTCGAGCACGGTTCGGAGTTTGAGACGCTGCTCACCGCCGACTACTCGCAGATCGAGATGCGCATCATGGCGCACCTGTCCGGCGATGAGGGCCTGATCGCGGCGTTCAACGCGGGGGAGGACCTGCACCGGTTCGTCGGCTCCAAGGTCTTCGGTGTCGACCCCAGCGAGGTCACCGCGCTGATGCGCACCAAGGTGAAGGCGATGTCGTACGGGCTGGCGTATGGGCTGAGCGCGTTCGGTCTGTCGAAGCAGCTGCGCATCGAGACATCCGAGGCCAAGGAACTGATGGCAGGGTACTTCGAACGCTTCGGCGCGGTGCGCGAGTACCTGCGGAACGTCGTCGCGCAGGCGCGCGTCGATGGCTACACCGAGACCATCTTCGGCAGGCGTCGGCCGTTCCCCGACCTGAACTCCAGTAACCGGGTGCTCCGCGACAACGCGGAACGCGCGGCGCTGAACGCACCCATCCAGGGTTCGGCGGCGGACATCATGAAGATCGCGATGCTCGGCATCGCCGACGACCTGCGCGGCCAGGAACTCAGCTCCCGCATGCTGCTTCAGGTGCACGACGAACTGATCTTCGAGGTGGCGCCCGGTGAGCTCGACCGGGTCACCGCGGTGGTGCGCACGCGCATGGGGTCCGCCGCCGAGCTGCTGGTGCCGCTGGACGTGCAGATCGGTACCGGCGCGAACTGGGATGCCGCCGCGCACTAA
- a CDS encoding ANTAR domain-containing response regulator — MNDQETTPTAPRRVVVAEDESLIRLDIVETLRDNGFEVVGEAGDGETAVALATELRPDLVIMDVKMPQLDGISAAERLSKNHIAPVVLLTAFSQKELVERASEAGALAYVVKPFTPNDLLPAIEIALSRYQQIITLEAEVADMVERFETRKLVDRAKGLLNEKMGLTEPESFRWIQKASMDRRLTMHDVAQAIIEQLSAK; from the coding sequence GTGAACGACCAGGAAACAACACCAACTGCCCCGCGTCGCGTCGTCGTCGCTGAAGACGAGTCACTCATCCGCCTCGACATCGTCGAGACCCTGCGAGACAACGGCTTCGAAGTCGTCGGCGAGGCTGGTGACGGTGAAACGGCAGTGGCCCTCGCCACCGAGCTCCGCCCCGACCTGGTCATCATGGATGTCAAGATGCCCCAGCTCGACGGGATCTCCGCGGCCGAGCGACTCAGCAAGAACCACATCGCTCCCGTGGTGCTGCTGACCGCGTTCAGCCAGAAGGAACTCGTGGAGCGCGCCAGCGAAGCCGGCGCCCTGGCTTACGTGGTGAAGCCGTTCACCCCGAACGACCTGCTACCGGCGATCGAGATCGCGCTCAGCCGGTACCAGCAGATCATCACCCTCGAAGCCGAAGTCGCCGACATGGTCGAGCGGTTCGAGACCCGCAAGCTCGTCGACCGGGCCAAGGGCCTGCTCAACGAGAAGATGGGGCTTACCGAGCCCGAGTCGTTCCGCTGGATCCAGAAGGCGTCGATGGACCGCCGCCTGACCATGCACGACGTCGCCCAGGCGATCATCGAGCAGCTCAGCGCCAAGTAG
- a CDS encoding PaaI family thioesterase, with translation MTTYPAHLDPELIERLVDSGGGALPHKMGIEFLELSAEHSVARMPVEGNTQVIGLLHGGAHVVLGESLGSISSAIHAGPGRIAMGIEINATHSRAVTSGYVVATCTALSLGRTLATHEIVVRDEEGNRLSTVRMTNILKDRAA, from the coding sequence ATGACGACGTATCCCGCCCACCTCGACCCGGAACTCATCGAACGGCTCGTCGATTCCGGCGGTGGGGCGCTGCCTCACAAGATGGGCATCGAGTTCCTCGAACTGTCCGCCGAGCATTCGGTGGCGCGGATGCCGGTTGAGGGCAACACCCAGGTGATCGGCCTGCTGCACGGCGGAGCGCACGTGGTGCTCGGCGAATCGCTCGGCTCGATCTCCTCGGCGATCCACGCCGGGCCCGGCCGGATCGCAATGGGAATCGAGATCAACGCCACGCATTCCCGTGCGGTGACCAGCGGCTACGTGGTGGCCACCTGCACGGCGTTGAGCCTCGGACGAACCCTCGCCACTCACGAGATCGTGGTGCGGGACGAGGAAGGCAACCGGCTGTCGACGGTGCGGATGACGAACATCCTGAAGGACCGCGCAGCGTAG
- a CDS encoding PTS mannitol transporter subunit IICB, with protein MSDYTPQVTGTGVRARIQRGGAFLAGMIMPNLGAFIAWGLITALFIPDGWVNQIARWGPLREGETLPFADSSAAIVGPIILFLLPILIGYTGGRLVHGQRGAVVGAVATMGVVLSPIAYGLVDNLGELSPQFLGALFIGPVTAWIQKQVDKLFEGRLKAGFEMLIDNFSAGIIGAVMALVGLWLVGPVVQWITNLFATVVEWLVVIGLLPLVSIIIEPAKVLFLNNALNHGVLTPLGADQAAETGKSILFMLESNPGPGFGVLTAMLLFGPRLIRPTVPAAMVVQFLGGIHEIYFPYVLMKPILIIAAICGGASGILMFVLFAVGLRAPASPGSIFAYILVSPPADLLFILLGILVSAGVSFIVGAVLLKFGRGEAPIMELDEAQAQSARNKNRPSTATA; from the coding sequence ATGTCCGACTACACACCTCAAGTGACCGGCACCGGCGTCCGTGCGCGAATCCAGCGGGGCGGAGCATTCCTTGCCGGCATGATCATGCCGAACCTCGGGGCGTTCATCGCCTGGGGTCTGATCACCGCCCTGTTCATCCCCGACGGCTGGGTCAACCAGATCGCCAGGTGGGGCCCCCTTCGCGAGGGTGAGACGCTACCGTTCGCCGACTCCTCCGCGGCGATCGTCGGCCCGATCATCCTCTTCCTGCTGCCGATCCTGATCGGATACACCGGCGGACGGCTCGTGCACGGTCAGCGTGGTGCGGTCGTCGGCGCGGTGGCCACCATGGGCGTCGTGCTCTCGCCGATCGCCTACGGGCTGGTCGACAACCTCGGCGAACTCAGCCCGCAGTTCCTCGGTGCTCTGTTCATCGGCCCGGTGACCGCATGGATTCAGAAGCAGGTTGACAAGCTGTTCGAGGGCAGGCTCAAGGCCGGCTTCGAGATGCTCATCGACAACTTCAGCGCCGGCATCATCGGGGCGGTGATGGCACTGGTCGGGTTGTGGCTGGTCGGCCCGGTCGTGCAATGGATCACCAATCTGTTCGCCACCGTCGTGGAATGGCTGGTGGTGATCGGCCTGCTGCCGCTGGTGTCGATCATCATCGAGCCGGCGAAGGTGCTGTTCCTCAACAACGCCCTGAACCACGGCGTACTCACGCCGCTCGGCGCCGATCAGGCCGCGGAGACCGGCAAGTCGATCCTGTTCATGCTCGAGTCGAACCCGGGACCTGGGTTTGGCGTGCTGACCGCGATGCTGCTGTTCGGGCCGCGGCTGATCCGTCCCACCGTGCCCGCCGCCATGGTGGTGCAGTTCCTCGGCGGCATCCACGAGATCTACTTCCCATACGTGCTGATGAAGCCGATCCTGATCATCGCCGCGATCTGCGGCGGAGCATCCGGCATCCTGATGTTCGTCCTCTTCGCCGTCGGGCTGCGAGCCCCGGCATCCCCTGGCAGCATCTTCGCCTACATCCTGGTGTCACCGCCGGCCGACCTGCTGTTCATCCTGCTTGGCATCCTCGTCTCCGCGGGAGTCTCGTTCATCGTCGGCGCGGTCCTGCTCAAGTTCGGCCGCGGCGAAGCACCCATCATGGAACTCGACGAGGCCCAGGCGCAGAGCGCCCGGAACAAGAACCGGCCATCGACGGCCACCGCATAA
- a CDS encoding rhodanese-like domain-containing protein: MNEITVTDLAALGPAATIIDVREQNEYQAARVEGVTLIPLSEFQERIGELPADETLYIMCASGARSARVAQYLEQNGIDAVNVVGGIQAWHAEGLPVTVGTAA, encoded by the coding sequence ATGAACGAGATCACCGTTACCGACCTTGCCGCGCTCGGCCCCGCCGCCACCATCATCGACGTGCGTGAGCAGAACGAGTACCAGGCCGCCCGGGTGGAGGGCGTGACGCTCATTCCGCTCAGCGAATTCCAGGAGCGGATCGGCGAACTCCCGGCCGACGAGACCCTGTACATCATGTGCGCGTCCGGCGCCCGCAGCGCCCGCGTCGCCCAGTACCTCGAACAGAACGGCATCGACGCCGTGAACGTGGTCGGCGGCATCCAGGCCTGGCACGCCGAGGGCCTTCCGGTCACCGTCGGCACCGCCGCGTAG
- a CDS encoding DUF5671 domain-containing protein, with protein MSDLPEHRGDHVTALPQISDSSAGSAQRTVRRLVVYILLFALVVTAAIGVSGLLERLLGSTEVIVGGGSSQLARSFAFTLIAGPLAAILWWFVWKRLDDRAERSSLAWGLYLAGMYTVSLITFTTALLATVASLIEGDWRPGDLATGLVWAAVWAWHRWMLRHPGKAPTRLSSVPDVVGFTFGLAVGVGGAITALSSLLDEAILGSAGAGAVGDPWWQPVLQSLVWAVGGAIVWWWHWVRSGARRLRTVLSDVAVIGFGVLIPSILTLGGIGVVLWVLLRLGFDRSEPNRVLLEPLAPAIAAALVGALVWFYHRAVLPERSDAARQAARLITSGVALVFAASGVGVIVNATLGAVTPTLAGTDTRTLLLGGISSLIVGAPVWWLFWRGTDTLSPARRVYLIVVFGLSAVVALIALLVIGFRIFEFLFDVDQAGSLLDRVRAPFGLLVATALVSGYHFSIWRRDRAAIAAATPVRPRTIGHVTLVTAGDSEAAVRLIRDATGAAVTVWRRTDVAASVGAGAGAGPGAEAGAGAGADAAQLVRALDGVTGDEVFVLVGPGTRIEVVPAAR; from the coding sequence GTGAGCGATCTGCCCGAACACCGAGGTGATCACGTGACGGCGCTGCCGCAGATTTCCGACTCCTCTGCGGGCTCGGCGCAGCGCACGGTGCGCCGGCTGGTCGTCTACATCCTGCTGTTCGCGCTGGTGGTGACCGCGGCGATCGGCGTAAGCGGCCTGCTTGAGCGCTTGCTCGGCTCCACCGAGGTGATCGTCGGCGGAGGCTCCTCCCAGCTGGCCAGGTCATTCGCCTTCACCCTGATCGCCGGGCCGCTCGCGGCGATTCTGTGGTGGTTCGTGTGGAAACGTCTGGACGACCGGGCCGAGCGATCGTCGCTCGCGTGGGGGCTGTACCTCGCCGGCATGTACACCGTCTCGCTGATTACCTTCACGACGGCGCTGCTTGCCACCGTGGCATCCCTGATCGAGGGCGATTGGCGGCCGGGCGACCTCGCGACCGGACTGGTCTGGGCCGCGGTCTGGGCCTGGCATCGGTGGATGCTGCGGCACCCGGGCAAGGCGCCCACCCGGCTGTCCAGCGTTCCGGATGTCGTCGGCTTCACGTTCGGGCTCGCGGTCGGCGTCGGCGGTGCCATCACGGCGCTCAGCAGCCTGCTCGACGAAGCCATCCTCGGCTCTGCCGGGGCCGGGGCGGTCGGCGATCCGTGGTGGCAACCGGTACTGCAGTCACTGGTGTGGGCGGTCGGCGGCGCGATCGTCTGGTGGTGGCACTGGGTTCGGTCGGGGGCACGGCGGCTACGCACGGTGCTCTCCGACGTGGCCGTGATCGGGTTCGGGGTGCTCATTCCCAGCATCCTGACGCTCGGCGGTATCGGCGTGGTGCTCTGGGTGCTGCTGCGACTCGGGTTCGATCGCTCCGAGCCGAACCGGGTGCTGCTCGAGCCGCTCGCGCCCGCGATCGCGGCCGCGCTGGTCGGAGCGCTGGTGTGGTTCTACCACCGCGCTGTCCTGCCGGAGCGGTCGGACGCTGCTCGGCAGGCTGCCCGGCTGATCACGTCGGGTGTGGCGTTGGTGTTCGCGGCATCCGGGGTCGGCGTGATCGTGAATGCGACGCTCGGTGCGGTGACCCCGACGCTCGCCGGCACCGACACCCGCACCCTGCTGCTCGGCGGCATCAGCTCGCTCATTGTCGGCGCGCCGGTGTGGTGGCTGTTCTGGCGCGGGACCGACACCCTCTCCCCCGCCCGCCGGGTGTACCTGATCGTGGTGTTCGGGCTGAGTGCCGTGGTCGCCCTGATCGCCTTGCTGGTGATCGGGTTCCGGATCTTCGAGTTCCTCTTCGACGTGGATCAGGCGGGCAGCCTGCTCGACCGGGTGCGCGCCCCGTTCGGGCTGCTCGTCGCCACCGCGCTGGTGTCGGGGTACCACTTCAGTATCTGGCGGCGCGACCGGGCGGCTATTGCCGCCGCTACCCCGGTGCGTCCGCGCACCATCGGCCACGTGACGCTGGTCACCGCGGGCGATTCCGAGGCAGCGGTGCGGCTGATCAGGGATGCCACCGGCGCCGCCGTCACCGTGTGGAGACGAACGGATGTCGCGGCCTCAGTCGGTGCGGGTGCTGGTGCGGGACCCGGTGCCGAAGCCGGAGCCGGGGCCGGGGCCGACGCCGCTCAGCTTGTCCGGGCGCTTGACGGCGTCACCGGCGACGAGGTGTTTGTGCTGGTCGGCCCGGGAACCCGGATCGAGGTCGTCCCCGCCGCACGCTGA
- a CDS encoding 2'-5' RNA ligase family protein: protein MSRLVVVLPLTPLTAGERFAVRDWPLHVTVLAPFLTYAEPADIAATITAATSRQSPLTVVAGHHDLFGRRRTVPVTVLVENPELTALHGTLVDAVRPFAAVPNQTAFTGGRFRAHVTEKHHGRVHEGDRLRLTQIALVDMAPAESPGGRAVLATIALGRHAKSGTATS from the coding sequence ATGTCGCGACTGGTCGTGGTTCTGCCGCTGACGCCGCTCACCGCGGGCGAGCGTTTCGCGGTGCGGGACTGGCCGTTGCACGTCACCGTGCTGGCGCCGTTCCTCACTTACGCGGAGCCCGCCGACATCGCGGCGACGATCACTGCCGCGACATCCCGCCAGTCCCCTCTCACCGTGGTTGCCGGCCACCACGACCTCTTCGGGCGGCGGCGCACCGTGCCGGTCACGGTGCTCGTCGAGAATCCCGAGCTGACCGCCCTGCACGGCACCCTCGTGGATGCGGTGCGTCCGTTCGCCGCAGTCCCCAACCAGACCGCCTTCACCGGCGGGCGATTCCGAGCCCACGTCACCGAGAAGCACCACGGTCGGGTGCACGAGGGTGACCGCCTGCGCCTGACCCAGATCGCATTGGTCGATATGGCCCCGGCGGAGTCGCCCGGTGGACGGGCCGTGCTCGCCACCATCGCGTTGGGGCGGCACGCGAAGTCCGGCACCGCGACCTCCTGA